The following coding sequences lie in one Alloacidobacterium dinghuense genomic window:
- a CDS encoding N-6 DNA methylase, whose translation MKGDAYEGLLEKNAADVKGGAGQYFTPRALIQAIVDVMRPEPGQLIHDPACGTGGFLLAAYDYITKHHKLDKDQKLHLKNEALSGVELVDATARICAMTYTGHRNFKSFHVEQAIAFKKHLAEQKAQQSGENLSKATLYATLTKLKRFFQWLAWQPGYKSRLQYSDAEYFNLSDNDTRIAVARREQRIPTLEQIKHVIHAMPGTTEIERRNRALIAFTLLTGARDSAIASMKLKHIDLVSGCAHQDARDVKTKFSKTFTTYFFPVGEEVHRIVEEWVSFLREEKLWGNEDPLFPSTRIALGANHQFGVTGLDRAHWSSASPIRAIFRDAFELAGLPYFNPHCFRNTLVKLGEDVCKTPEEFKAWSQNLGHEKVLTTFLSYGAVASHRQGEIIRGLGTPQKANHAAADEIVEALFRKLRSTGVDMQRL comes from the coding sequence GTGAAGGGCGACGCTTACGAAGGTCTGCTCGAAAAGAACGCCGCCGACGTGAAAGGCGGCGCGGGACAGTACTTCACGCCGCGCGCCCTGATCCAGGCGATCGTGGACGTGATGCGCCCCGAGCCGGGACAGCTCATCCATGATCCGGCCTGCGGCACTGGTGGCTTCCTGCTTGCCGCCTATGACTACATCACCAAGCATCACAAATTGGACAAGGACCAGAAGCTCCACCTGAAGAACGAAGCCCTGAGCGGAGTAGAGCTGGTCGACGCCACCGCCCGCATCTGCGCCATGACCTATACAGGGCATCGGAACTTCAAGTCCTTTCACGTCGAGCAGGCAATTGCGTTCAAGAAGCACCTGGCCGAGCAAAAGGCGCAACAGTCTGGAGAGAACCTGAGCAAGGCGACTCTATATGCCACTCTTACGAAACTCAAGCGTTTCTTCCAGTGGCTTGCGTGGCAGCCTGGCTACAAATCGCGTCTCCAGTATTCGGATGCGGAATATTTCAATCTTTCCGACAATGATACTCGTATTGCCGTTGCCAGAAGGGAGCAGCGAATCCCTACATTGGAACAGATCAAGCACGTTATTCATGCGATGCCTGGCACCACGGAGATTGAGCGCCGCAACCGAGCCCTAATTGCATTCACGCTGCTCACAGGCGCTCGGGACAGTGCCATCGCATCGATGAAGCTGAAGCACATTGATCTGGTCTCGGGCTGCGCCCATCAGGACGCGCGGGATGTGAAGACCAAATTCAGCAAGACTTTCACCACGTATTTCTTCCCCGTGGGTGAGGAGGTTCACAGAATTGTGGAGGAGTGGGTGTCCTTTTTGAGAGAGGAGAAACTCTGGGGCAATGAGGATCCCCTTTTCCCATCGACACGCATTGCATTGGGAGCAAATCACCAGTTTGGAGTCACGGGGCTGGATCGGGCCCACTGGAGCAGCGCTTCACCCATTCGTGCAATATTTCGCGATGCCTTCGAGCTTGCGGGGCTACCATACTTCAATCCCCACTGCTTCCGAAATACCCTTGTCAAACTGGGCGAGGACGTATGCAAAACTCCCGAAGAGTTCAAGGCGTGGAGCCAGAACCTCGGGCATGAGAAGGTCCTGACAACCTTCCTCAGCTATGGCGCGGTTGCGTCTCATCGCCAAGGCGAGATCATTCGAGGATTGGGAACCCCGCAAAAGGCGAATCACGCGGCTGCCGACGAAATTGTCGAGGCCTTGTTTAGAAAATTACGCAGTACTGGTGTGGACATGCAGAGGCTATGA
- a CDS encoding Arm DNA-binding domain-containing protein translates to METQTGTGMPLTDAKIKALKPRVSRYLVTDGRGLSLDILPSGKMSWLYRYRVNGKQEKVVLGRYPDLT, encoded by the coding sequence ATGGAGACTCAAACGGGGACAGGAATGCCACTTACAGACGCCAAAATCAAAGCACTAAAACCACGAGTATCGCGTTACCTGGTTACAGACGGACGTGGACTTTCGCTCGATATTTTGCCGAGCGGCAAGATGTCGTGGCTGTATCGGTATCGTGTCAACGGCAAGCAGGAAAAAGTGGTGCTCGGTCGCTATCCTGACTTGACCTAA
- a CDS encoding tyrosine-type recombinase/integrase encodes MRLARAGLATNPTMREFGNRYFEEQVVARWKNSHDIRRYLDNEIYPGLGDKLLKELTALDVQALVYRKRDNGRIAAAIQLRGVIKRMFDYAIELQIVTINPAAMVATRFIGKSRKRSRVLTPKEIRLYLRTIYQSNIRRQFKLALHIILLTLSRKSELLLARWKDVNLDTNEWLIPQDSAKNGKPHIVYLSRQVSEMFGELKVLAGDSELLMPGRSSMVRPFAKNALNKALEGLTFDMDPLTIHDLRRTGATLLTEHGF; translated from the coding sequence ATGAGGCTGGCACGGGCAGGACTAGCCACAAATCCAACGATGCGTGAGTTCGGGAATCGTTATTTTGAAGAGCAAGTTGTAGCCCGCTGGAAGAACTCCCATGACATACGGCGCTACCTCGACAACGAGATTTATCCGGGACTCGGAGACAAATTACTGAAGGAGCTGACCGCGTTGGATGTGCAGGCGTTGGTCTACCGAAAGCGCGACAATGGCCGCATCGCCGCTGCAATCCAGCTGCGCGGGGTGATCAAGCGAATGTTCGACTATGCAATCGAATTGCAAATAGTCACGATCAATCCTGCTGCGATGGTGGCCACTCGGTTCATCGGTAAGTCTCGGAAGAGGTCTCGCGTACTGACACCGAAAGAGATTCGCTTATATCTGCGCACAATTTATCAGAGCAACATTCGACGGCAGTTCAAGCTGGCTCTACACATCATCCTGTTGACGCTCTCGCGTAAGTCGGAGTTGCTACTTGCTCGTTGGAAGGATGTCAATCTCGACACAAATGAGTGGCTCATTCCGCAAGACAGCGCTAAGAACGGAAAACCACATATCGTTTATCTTTCTAGGCAGGTTAGTGAGATGTTCGGAGAGCTAAAGGTGCTTGCAGGAGACTCTGAGTTACTGATGCCGGGCAGGAGCAGCATGGTAAGGCCTTTTGCCAAAAACGCGCTCAATAAAGCGCTGGAAGGTCTGACTTTCGATATGGACCCCTTAACGATTCACGATTTGAGACGAACTGGTGCAACTCTATTAACCGAGCATGGATTTTGA